Proteins co-encoded in one Sulfuricystis thermophila genomic window:
- the glnA gene encoding type I glutamate--ammonia ligase: protein MTPQDVIKMVEEKEVKFVDFRFTDIRGKEQHVGVPVSAFGLEKFEDGHAFDGSSIAGWKGIQASDMLLMPDPSTAYIDPFMDETTLILSCDVVEPADGKGYDRDPRSIAKRAEAYLKSTGLGDAAYFGPEPEFFIFDSVEWKVDMSGSYCKVFSEEAAWATAEKFEGGNIGHRPMVKGGYFPVPPVDSLNDIRAAMVLALEECGVPVEVHHHEVATAGQCEIGTKFSTLVRRADWTQILKYIVHNVAHSYGKTATFMPKPIVGDNGSGMHVHQSIWKDGKNLFAGNGYAGLSEFALYYIGGIIKHARALNAITNPGTNSYKRLVPGFEAPVKLAYSARNRSASIRIPFVQSDKARRIEVRFPDPTANPYLAFTAMMMAGLDGVQNKIHPGDPADKNLYDLPPEEDAKIPTVCSSLDQALDYLDKDREFLTRGGVFSNDFIDAFIELKMEEVTKFRMTTHPVEYEMYYSL from the coding sequence ATGACCCCCCAAGACGTCATCAAGATGGTGGAAGAAAAGGAAGTCAAGTTCGTCGATTTCCGCTTCACCGACATTCGCGGCAAGGAGCAGCACGTCGGCGTGCCGGTTTCCGCCTTCGGCCTCGAGAAATTCGAAGACGGCCATGCCTTCGACGGCAGCTCGATCGCCGGCTGGAAGGGCATCCAGGCCTCCGACATGCTGCTGATGCCCGATCCCTCGACCGCCTACATCGACCCTTTCATGGACGAGACCACGCTGATCCTCTCCTGCGACGTGGTCGAGCCGGCCGACGGCAAGGGCTATGACCGCGATCCGCGCTCGATCGCCAAGCGCGCCGAAGCCTACTTGAAGAGCACCGGGCTGGGCGATGCCGCCTATTTCGGCCCCGAGCCCGAGTTCTTCATCTTCGACTCGGTCGAATGGAAGGTGGACATGTCCGGCTCGTATTGCAAGGTCTTCTCGGAAGAGGCTGCCTGGGCCACCGCCGAGAAGTTCGAAGGCGGCAACATCGGCCACCGGCCGATGGTCAAGGGTGGTTACTTCCCGGTGCCGCCGGTCGACAGCCTCAACGACATCCGCGCCGCGATGGTGCTGGCCTTGGAAGAGTGCGGCGTGCCGGTCGAGGTGCATCACCATGAAGTCGCCACCGCCGGCCAGTGCGAGATCGGCACCAAGTTCTCGACGCTGGTGCGCCGTGCCGACTGGACGCAGATCCTCAAATACATCGTGCATAACGTCGCCCATTCGTATGGGAAAACGGCCACCTTCATGCCCAAGCCGATCGTCGGTGACAACGGCTCCGGCATGCATGTGCATCAGTCGATCTGGAAAGATGGCAAGAACCTCTTCGCCGGCAACGGCTATGCGGGCCTGTCCGAGTTCGCGCTCTACTACATCGGCGGCATCATCAAGCACGCCCGTGCCCTCAACGCGATCACCAACCCTGGCACCAACAGCTACAAGCGTCTGGTGCCCGGCTTCGAAGCGCCCGTGAAGCTCGCCTACTCGGCCCGCAACCGCTCGGCTTCGATCCGCATCCCCTTCGTGCAGTCCGACAAGGCGCGCCGCATCGAAGTGCGCTTCCCCGATCCGACCGCGAACCCGTATCTGGCCTTCACCGCGATGATGATGGCCGGCCTCGATGGCGTGCAGAACAAGATCCACCCGGGCGATCCGGCCGACAAGAACCTCTACGACCTGCCGCCGGAAGAGGATGCCAAGATCCCGACCGTCTGTTCCTCGCTCGATCAGGCGCTCGACTATCTCGACAAGGATCGCGAGTTCCTCACCCGCGGCGGCGTGTTCAGCAACGATTTCATCGACGCCTTCATCGAGCTGAAGATGGAAGAGGTCACCAAGTTCCGCATGACCACGCATCCGGTCGAATACGAGATGTACTATTCGCTCTAA
- a CDS encoding DUF4124 domain-containing protein, protein MTQRLLPLILTVIVPYAWADTLYKCTGPDGRITYTNQKTGKNCEVISQDKPVSTFSPPPRKERQATPGDFPRVNGEQQKARDNDRRTILETELANEEKNLEAAKKELAEQENLTLPEERIAGGGIQGAKREARIQSYRDKVRLHERNIESLRRELANLK, encoded by the coding sequence ATGACGCAACGACTCTTGCCGCTCATCCTCACCGTCATCGTGCCTTACGCTTGGGCCGACACGCTCTACAAATGCACGGGTCCGGACGGCCGCATCACCTACACGAACCAGAAGACCGGCAAGAACTGCGAGGTCATCTCGCAGGACAAGCCGGTATCCACCTTTTCGCCCCCGCCGCGCAAGGAACGACAGGCGACGCCGGGCGATTTCCCGCGCGTCAATGGCGAGCAGCAAAAGGCGCGCGACAACGACCGGCGTACGATCCTCGAAACGGAACTCGCCAACGAGGAAAAAAATCTCGAGGCGGCGAAGAAGGAATTGGCGGAACAGGAGAATCTCACCCTGCCCGAGGAACGCATCGCCGGCGGCGGCATTCAGGGCGCGAAACGCGAGGCGCGCATCCAGAGCTACCGGGACAAGGTGCGGCTCCATGAGCGCAACATCGAATCGCTGCGGCGGGAGCTCGCCAACCTGAAGTGA
- the glnL gene encoding nitrogen regulation protein NR(II), with amino-acid sequence MNERKETESGLAGLDLLSSAVILLDGELRIRHCNPAAENLFAVSQRTCLGQPLAQLLGSPPALMKALDNALANRWSYTGHDILVARAQAEPLHLDCTVTPVDLPGAKLLLEFRPIDQQLRAAREAREAVQQRANQELIRNLAHEIKNPLGGIRGAAQLLARELAAMDNAATLNEYTNVIIHEADRLQALMQRLLSSHRAMQPAPLNIHELLEHVRRLIRAEFPGVQVRRDYDISLPEITGDREQLIQAILNIARNAAQAMDGTGEILIRTRALRQATFARKRHRLALEVQIIDNGPGIPEEIRERIFYPLVSGRSNGTGLGLALAQTFVQQHHGSIEVTSRPGQTCFALRLPLRHEEKGAT; translated from the coding sequence ATGAATGAGCGTAAGGAAACCGAATCCGGCCTGGCCGGCCTCGACCTGCTGTCCTCCGCGGTGATCCTGCTCGATGGCGAGCTGCGCATTCGCCATTGCAACCCGGCCGCGGAAAACCTCTTTGCCGTCAGCCAGCGCACCTGCCTCGGCCAGCCGCTGGCGCAGCTGCTCGGCAGCCCGCCGGCCCTGATGAAGGCCTTGGACAATGCGCTCGCCAACCGCTGGAGCTACACCGGCCACGACATCCTCGTCGCGCGCGCGCAGGCGGAGCCGCTCCATCTCGACTGTACCGTGACCCCGGTAGACCTGCCGGGAGCGAAGCTGCTGCTGGAATTCCGCCCGATCGACCAGCAGCTCAGGGCGGCGCGCGAGGCGCGCGAAGCCGTGCAGCAGCGCGCCAACCAGGAACTGATCCGCAATCTCGCCCACGAGATCAAGAATCCGCTCGGTGGCATCCGCGGCGCGGCGCAACTTTTGGCGCGCGAGCTCGCCGCGATGGACAACGCGGCGACGCTCAACGAATACACGAACGTCATCATCCACGAGGCCGACCGGCTGCAGGCGCTGATGCAGCGGCTGCTCTCCTCGCATCGCGCGATGCAACCGGCGCCGCTCAACATCCACGAGCTTCTCGAGCACGTGCGGCGGCTGATCCGCGCCGAATTTCCCGGCGTGCAGGTGCGCCGTGACTATGACATTTCATTGCCCGAGATCACCGGCGATCGCGAACAGCTGATCCAGGCGATCCTCAACATTGCCCGGAACGCTGCCCAGGCGATGGATGGGACGGGAGAGATCCTCATCCGCACGCGCGCGTTGCGCCAGGCGACGTTTGCCCGCAAGCGCCATCGCCTCGCGCTCGAGGTGCAGATCATCGACAACGGCCCCGGCATTCCGGAAGAGATCCGCGAGCGTATCTTCTATCCGCTGGTCTCCGGCCGTAGCAATGGCACCGGGCTGGGGCTGGCGCTGGCGCAGACCTTCGTCCAGCAGCATCATGGCAGCATCGAGGTCACCTCGAGGCCCGGGCAGACCTGTTTCGCGCTGCGCCTGCCGCTGCGCCATGAAGAAAAGGGGGCGACATGA
- the ntrC gene encoding nitrogen regulation protein NR(I), translating into MNTVWIVDDDRSIRWVLEKALAREDIGSTSFGSADEALAKLSAGETPRVLISDIRMPGASGLELLRQVREKHPNLPVIIMTAYSDLDSAVAAFQGGAFEYLPKPFDVDQAVALVRRAMVAQGEPRNDETAAAAIAPEILGQAPAMQEVFRAIGRLSQSSATVLINGESGTGKELVARALHRHSPRKDGPFIAINTAAIPRELLESELFGHEKGAFTGATGLRRGRFEEAAGGTLFLDEIGDMPAELQTRLLRVLSDGQFYRVGGREPLRANVRIIAATHQDLEARVKSGLFREDLFHRLNVIRLRLPPLRERREDIPLLARHFLAASARELGVEPKRLSDAALRFLQAAPWPGNVRQLENLCHWLTVMAPGQTIEIDDLPAEMRAAPQQATAGADWLVHLAAAADEHLAREPGAVWEKLIQAFEATLIRRALSATGGRRAEAAQLLGIGRNTLTRKIDELGLDEDKAG; encoded by the coding sequence ATGAATACCGTCTGGATCGTCGATGACGACCGTTCGATTCGCTGGGTGCTGGAAAAGGCGCTCGCACGCGAGGACATTGGCAGCACGAGTTTCGGCTCGGCCGACGAGGCACTGGCCAAGCTCTCCGCCGGTGAAACGCCACGCGTGCTGATTTCCGACATCCGCATGCCGGGCGCCTCGGGCCTCGAACTGCTGCGGCAGGTGAGAGAAAAGCACCCCAATCTGCCGGTCATCATCATGACCGCCTATTCCGATCTCGACTCGGCCGTCGCGGCGTTTCAGGGCGGCGCCTTCGAATACCTGCCCAAGCCCTTCGATGTCGATCAGGCCGTGGCATTGGTCCGTCGGGCGATGGTCGCCCAGGGCGAGCCGCGCAACGACGAGACAGCGGCGGCCGCGATCGCGCCGGAAATCCTTGGGCAGGCGCCGGCGATGCAAGAGGTGTTCCGCGCCATCGGCCGCCTGTCGCAATCCAGCGCCACCGTGCTGATCAACGGCGAATCGGGCACCGGCAAAGAACTCGTCGCGCGCGCCCTGCACCGCCACAGCCCGCGCAAGGACGGCCCTTTCATTGCCATCAATACCGCGGCGATTCCGCGCGAGCTGCTCGAATCCGAGCTGTTTGGTCACGAAAAGGGCGCCTTCACCGGCGCGACCGGCTTACGTCGCGGCCGTTTCGAGGAAGCCGCCGGCGGCACGCTGTTTCTCGACGAGATCGGCGATATGCCGGCCGAATTGCAAACAAGGCTGTTGCGCGTGCTTTCCGACGGCCAGTTCTATCGCGTCGGCGGCCGTGAGCCGCTGCGCGCCAACGTGCGCATCATCGCCGCGACGCATCAGGATCTCGAAGCGCGCGTCAAGAGCGGGTTGTTCCGCGAAGATCTCTTTCACCGCCTCAACGTGATCCGCCTGCGGCTGCCGCCCTTGCGCGAACGACGCGAGGACATCCCGCTGCTGGCGCGCCATTTCCTCGCGGCGAGCGCCCGCGAACTCGGCGTCGAGCCCAAGCGGCTGTCCGACGCCGCGCTGCGCTTCTTGCAGGCGGCGCCTTGGCCGGGCAACGTGCGGCAGCTGGAAAACCTCTGTCACTGGCTGACGGTGATGGCGCCGGGCCAGACGATCGAGATCGACGATCTGCCGGCGGAAATGCGCGCAGCGCCCCAACAGGCGACAGCCGGCGCCGACTGGCTCGTGCATCTGGCTGCGGCGGCCGACGAGCACCTAGCTCGGGAACCCGGCGCCGTCTGGGAAAAGCTCATTCAGGCCTTCGAGGCGACGTTGATTCGCCGCGCGCTGTCCGCGACCGGCGGACGACGCGCCGAGGCGGCGCAGCTGCTGGGCATCGGCCGCAACACCCTGACGCGCAAGATCGACGAGCTCGGCCTGGACGAGGACAAGGCCGGCTGA
- a CDS encoding YXWGXW repeat-containing protein: MKTLPLMTILAGTALAVTGCAVYPEQDPYYDPPIVRVAPPPPRVEYVGPPPVVGYVWIGGYWDWVGTRYVWVPGRWVEPRPGYVWVPRRWERHDDHWRPYGGRWERGEPPRVVVPPAPPPHIEHRAPPPTIEHRPPPPQPPAAPPPPRVEPRPFPGVAPRPPERPEPPRSELESRRPMVVDPGRLPERRAEPPRVERDDRGRDSRRDERRDDHRWRDRDGDGRPDFRDGQRP; this comes from the coding sequence ATGAAGACCTTGCCACTGATGACGATTCTGGCCGGAACGGCGCTCGCAGTGACCGGTTGCGCCGTTTATCCGGAACAAGACCCCTATTATGACCCGCCGATCGTGCGCGTGGCACCACCGCCGCCGCGCGTCGAATACGTCGGCCCGCCGCCGGTGGTCGGTTACGTCTGGATCGGCGGCTATTGGGACTGGGTGGGTACCCGCTACGTCTGGGTGCCGGGCCGCTGGGTTGAGCCGCGCCCCGGCTACGTCTGGGTGCCGCGTCGTTGGGAACGACATGACGACCACTGGCGGCCTTACGGCGGCCGCTGGGAGCGCGGCGAACCGCCCCGCGTCGTCGTTCCACCCGCCCCGCCGCCGCACATCGAGCACCGCGCTCCGCCACCGACCATCGAACACCGTCCCCCTCCGCCGCAGCCACCCGCCGCCCCGCCTCCGCCGCGCGTCGAGCCCCGCCCCTTCCCCGGCGTCGCACCCCGCCCCCCGGAGCGCCCGGAACCGCCACGCAGCGAGCTTGAGAGCCGCCGGCCGATGGTCGTCGATCCCGGCCGCTTGCCGGAACGCCGCGCCGAGCCGCCGCGCGTGGAACGTGACGATCGCGGCCGCGACAGTCGACGCGACGAGCGGCGCGATGACCACCGCTGGCGTGACCGCGATGGCGACGGCCGCCCGGACTTCCGTGACGGCCAGCGGCCGTGA
- a CDS encoding biotin--[acetyl-CoA-carboxylase] ligase, translated as MFDHSVLVQALGADARYFDAELLPECASTNALLLARAEAGAPSGMVIVAERQTAGRGRRGRAWLSAPGDSLTFSLLWRFAPGTLPQGLSLAAGLAVTQALTKLGVGDTALKWPNDVMKGGRKLAGILVELVPGAPHAAVIGIGLNLKLPAAMPEELRAISAALDTDAEPNILLAAILSELKTTLEIFARHGFGALREAWRARHAFEDAPIRLLADFASPRAGICRGVDRDGALLFESDGRIERVLSGEVSLRPVS; from the coding sequence ATGTTCGATCATTCCGTCCTCGTCCAGGCGCTCGGTGCCGATGCCCGCTATTTCGACGCCGAGCTGCTGCCGGAATGCGCGTCGACCAATGCGCTGCTGCTCGCCCGTGCCGAGGCCGGCGCGCCTTCGGGCATGGTGATCGTCGCCGAAAGGCAGACGGCCGGTCGGGGGCGGCGGGGGCGGGCATGGCTTTCCGCGCCCGGCGACAGCCTGACGTTTTCATTGCTGTGGCGTTTCGCGCCAGGAACCCTGCCGCAGGGTCTGTCTCTGGCGGCCGGGTTGGCGGTCACCCAGGCGCTGACGAAACTCGGCGTTGGCGATACGGCACTGAAATGGCCCAACGATGTGATGAAGGGCGGCAGGAAGCTCGCCGGCATCCTCGTCGAGCTGGTGCCGGGGGCGCCGCATGCCGCAGTGATCGGCATCGGCCTGAACCTGAAGCTCCCGGCCGCGATGCCGGAGGAATTGCGCGCCATCAGCGCAGCGCTCGATACCGATGCCGAGCCGAACATCCTGCTCGCTGCGATCCTGAGCGAACTCAAAACGACGCTGGAAATCTTCGCCCGCCATGGCTTCGGCGCCTTGCGCGAGGCGTGGCGGGCGCGCCATGCATTCGAGGATGCGCCTATCCGGCTTCTCGCCGATTTCGCGTCACCGCGCGCAGGCATCTGCCGGGGCGTCGATCGCGATGGCGCGCTGCTGTTCGAGAGCGACGGGCGCATCGAGCGCGTGCTCTCCGGCGAAGTCTCATTGAGGCCCGTTTCATGA
- a CDS encoding type III pantothenate kinase, protein MILCIDAGNTRLKWGLWDAAAGGGHDGARWRAQGVCAHADCVALASALPAGVDRMLACNVAGPEVATRIEALAANLDVPLTWFRSSAACCGVTNAYDDPSRLGADRWAALIGARGFHRGAALVVMMGTATTIDVLDASGRFRGGLILPGLELMRRSLARNTAGLPEARGRYRELPTNTDDAIESGCLAATLGAIERMAKAACRPTSADFCVLLSGGGADALAPHLDLPVRRIDNLVLEGLARVAAGC, encoded by the coding sequence ATGATCCTCTGCATCGACGCCGGCAATACGCGCCTGAAATGGGGACTGTGGGACGCCGCCGCCGGGGGCGGGCATGACGGTGCGCGCTGGCGCGCGCAAGGCGTTTGTGCGCATGCCGACTGCGTCGCGCTGGCGTCGGCCTTGCCGGCTGGCGTCGACCGCATGCTCGCCTGCAATGTCGCCGGGCCGGAGGTGGCGACGCGCATCGAAGCGCTGGCGGCTAACCTCGACGTGCCGCTGACATGGTTCAGGAGCAGCGCTGCCTGCTGCGGGGTGACCAATGCCTATGACGACCCCTCACGACTCGGTGCCGACCGCTGGGCGGCGCTGATCGGCGCGCGCGGTTTTCACAGGGGCGCCGCGCTCGTCGTGATGATGGGCACCGCGACGACGATCGACGTGCTCGATGCCTCGGGCCGCTTTCGCGGCGGACTGATCCTGCCGGGTCTTGAATTGATGCGTCGGTCGCTCGCCCGCAATACCGCCGGGTTGCCCGAAGCGCGTGGCCGCTATCGCGAATTGCCGACCAATACCGACGATGCGATCGAAAGTGGCTGTCTTGCCGCCACGCTCGGCGCGATCGAGCGCATGGCAAAAGCGGCGTGCCGTCCCACCAGCGCCGACTTTTGCGTGCTGCTCTCGGGTGGCGGCGCCGATGCGTTGGCGCCGCATCTCGATCTACCGGTTCGCCGCATCGACAATCTGGTGCTCGAAGGGCTGGCACGAGTGGCGGCCGGCTGTTAA
- a CDS encoding TrpB-like pyridoxal phosphate-dependent enzyme, translating to MAQTRVILDESEIPTHWYNIVADLKNPPAPPLGPDGQPVSPDKMLAIFPETILEQEMSAERWIPIPEEVRKIYALWRPSPLCRAERLEKMLDTPAKIFYKYEGVSPAGSHKPNSAVAQAYLNKIAGTKRLVTETGAGQWGSSLSLAGQMFGLPVRIFMVKVSYEQKPYRRLMMQTWGGEVLASPTNLTKAGRDVLARDPQNPGSLGIAISEAVEEAVTTPGTKYALGSVLNHVLLHQTVIGLEAKKQFEKIGEYPDMMFAPCGGGCNFAGATFPFLGDAAAGDARAQKIRFVAVEPASCPTLTKGVYAYDYGDASGYTPLMKMYTLGHDFMPPGIHAGGLRYHGDSPLISQLYHEKLIEAVAVPQVATFEAGVMFARAEGIIPAPESAHAIRACIDEALRCKQTGEPKTLFFNLSGHGHFDMSAYESYFAGKLEDFEYPAEAIQESLRHLPKVG from the coding sequence ATGGCTCAGACGCGCGTCATCCTCGATGAATCCGAAATTCCGACGCATTGGTACAACATCGTCGCGGACCTGAAGAATCCGCCGGCGCCGCCGCTCGGCCCGGACGGCCAGCCGGTCTCACCGGACAAGATGCTGGCGATCTTCCCCGAGACGATCCTCGAACAGGAGATGAGCGCCGAGCGCTGGATTCCGATTCCCGAGGAGGTGCGCAAGATCTATGCGCTGTGGCGGCCAAGCCCCTTGTGCCGCGCCGAGCGGCTGGAAAAGATGCTCGACACCCCGGCGAAGATCTTCTACAAGTATGAAGGTGTCTCGCCGGCCGGCTCGCACAAACCGAATTCCGCCGTGGCGCAGGCTTACCTGAACAAGATCGCCGGCACCAAGCGCCTGGTGACCGAGACCGGCGCCGGCCAGTGGGGTTCGTCGCTGTCACTCGCCGGCCAGATGTTTGGTCTGCCGGTGCGCATCTTCATGGTCAAGGTGAGTTACGAGCAGAAGCCCTACCGCCGCCTGATGATGCAGACCTGGGGCGGCGAAGTGCTCGCCAGCCCGACGAATCTCACCAAGGCCGGCCGCGACGTGCTGGCGCGGGATCCCCAGAATCCCGGCAGCCTCGGCATCGCGATCTCCGAAGCGGTCGAGGAAGCCGTGACGACCCCCGGCACCAAGTATGCGCTGGGCTCGGTGCTCAACCACGTGCTGTTGCACCAGACGGTGATCGGTCTCGAAGCGAAGAAGCAGTTCGAGAAGATCGGCGAGTATCCCGACATGATGTTCGCGCCCTGCGGCGGTGGCTGCAACTTCGCCGGCGCGACTTTCCCCTTCCTTGGCGATGCGGCGGCGGGCGATGCCCGCGCGCAGAAGATCCGCTTCGTCGCCGTCGAGCCGGCCTCCTGTCCGACGCTGACCAAGGGCGTCTATGCCTATGACTATGGCGATGCTTCCGGCTACACACCGCTGATGAAGATGTACACGCTCGGCCACGACTTCATGCCGCCGGGCATCCATGCCGGTGGTCTGCGCTACCACGGCGACAGCCCGTTGATCTCGCAGCTCTACCACGAGAAGCTGATCGAGGCGGTGGCCGTGCCGCAGGTGGCGACCTTCGAGGCCGGCGTGATGTTCGCGCGCGCCGAAGGCATCATCCCGGCGCCGGAATCGGCCCACGCGATCCGTGCCTGCATCGACGAAGCCTTGCGCTGCAAACAGACCGGTGAGCCGAAGACGCTGTTCTTCAATCTCTCCGGCCACGGCCATTTCGACATGAGCGCCTACGAGAGCTATTTCGCCGGCAAGCTCGAAGATTTCGAGTATCCGGCCGAAGCGATCCAGGAGTCGCTCAGGCATCTGCCGAAGGTCGGTTAG
- the coaE gene encoding dephospho-CoA kinase (Dephospho-CoA kinase (CoaE) performs the final step in coenzyme A biosynthesis.) — protein sequence MSFVVGLTGGIGSGKSAVAERFAARGVPIVDTDAIAHELTAPGGAAIAPIRAAFGDAVLTADGALDRAAMRRLVFAEPAARKRLEAILHPLIRAESEARLGRLASAEYAILVVPLLVESGDFRSRVDRVCVVDCPEELQIARVMARSGLSRGEVQAIIAAQASRAARLAAADDVIDNSRGLAELDVQVTQLHEKYLALARARRSGQND from the coding sequence ATGAGCTTCGTCGTCGGCCTGACCGGCGGCATCGGCAGCGGCAAGAGCGCTGTCGCCGAGCGTTTCGCCGCCCGCGGCGTCCCGATCGTCGATACCGATGCGATCGCTCACGAGCTGACCGCGCCGGGCGGCGCCGCGATCGCGCCGATCCGTGCGGCCTTCGGCGATGCGGTGCTGACGGCCGACGGCGCACTCGACCGCGCTGCGATGCGCCGGCTCGTGTTCGCGGAGCCCGCAGCGCGCAAGCGGCTCGAAGCGATCCTGCATCCGCTGATCCGTGCCGAGAGCGAGGCGCGGCTGGGCCGTCTTGCCAGCGCCGAGTATGCGATCCTGGTCGTGCCGCTGCTGGTCGAATCGGGCGATTTCCGTTCCCGTGTCGATCGCGTCTGCGTCGTCGATTGCCCTGAAGAATTGCAGATCGCACGGGTGATGGCCAGAAGCGGCCTGTCGCGTGGCGAGGTGCAAGCGATCATCGCGGCGCAGGCCAGCCGCGCGGCACGTCTCGCTGCCGCGGACGATGTCATCGACAACTCTCGGGGTCTTGCCGAGCTCGATGTCCAGGTTACGCAACTGCACGAAAAATATCTCGCGCTGGCGCGCGCCCGCCGGAGTGGGCAAAACGATTGA
- the zapD gene encoding cell division protein ZapD, with amino-acid sequence MITYDYPLNERIRTLLRLEDLFDRCEHFVRADDPESHHVALVTLFDIFEVVCRADLKIDLVQELERQRQTLLGFRNNPDISEEALNGALYEIEQASAALLAMQGKTGQHLRENEWLMSIKNRTGIPGGVCEFDLPSYHYWLNRDPAQRRGELEGWITPLLPLRDGLGIVLRLLRASGHPEQQCAQRGAFQLMLSGRTAQLIRLRVPKSQAAVPEISANKYALNIRFTVPDTEMRPRQTETDIYFELTFCNL; translated from the coding sequence TTGATCACCTACGATTACCCACTGAACGAGCGTATCCGCACCCTGCTGCGGCTCGAGGACCTGTTCGATCGCTGCGAGCATTTCGTCCGTGCGGACGATCCCGAATCGCACCATGTCGCGCTGGTGACGCTGTTCGACATCTTCGAGGTGGTCTGCCGCGCCGATCTGAAGATCGATCTGGTCCAGGAACTCGAACGCCAGCGTCAGACGCTGCTCGGCTTCCGCAACAATCCCGACATCTCCGAAGAGGCGCTCAATGGCGCCCTCTACGAGATCGAGCAGGCTTCCGCGGCGCTTTTGGCGATGCAGGGCAAGACCGGCCAGCACCTGCGCGAGAACGAATGGCTGATGAGCATCAAGAACCGCACCGGCATTCCCGGTGGCGTCTGCGAATTCGATCTGCCGTCCTATCACTACTGGCTCAACCGCGACCCGGCACAGCGCCGCGGCGAGCTGGAAGGCTGGATTACCCCGCTGCTGCCGCTTCGTGATGGGCTGGGCATCGTGCTGCGGCTGTTGCGCGCCTCGGGCCATCCCGAGCAGCAGTGCGCGCAGCGTGGCGCCTTCCAGCTGATGCTCTCGGGGCGCACCGCTCAGCTCATCCGCCTGCGCGTGCCGAAGAGCCAGGCCGCCGTGCCGGAGATCAGCGCCAACAAATATGCGCTCAACATCCGCTTCACGGTGCCCGACACCGAAATGCGCCCGCGTCAAACCGAAACCGACATTTATTTCGAGCTGACTTTTTGTAATTTGTGA
- the yacG gene encoding DNA gyrase inhibitor YacG has translation MTQPRIVNCPQCGKPVPWGPQSPFRPFCSERCKKIDLGAWANEEYRVPGEAPPDDFSAPDPDATPRG, from the coding sequence GTGACGCAACCCCGCATCGTCAACTGCCCACAATGCGGCAAGCCCGTGCCCTGGGGGCCGCAAAGCCCGTTCCGGCCGTTCTGTTCGGAACGCTGCAAGAAGATCGACCTCGGCGCCTGGGCGAACGAGGAATATCGCGTGCCGGGCGAGGCGCCGCCCGACGACTTCAGCGCGCCGGATCCGGACGCCACGCCGCGCGGATAG
- a CDS encoding Nudix family hydrolase, with translation MKITRVAAAVILRADGSFLLGRRAPGTYYPGYWEFPGGKVEAGETPHDALVRELAEELGIEVIAATPWIVREHVYEHAHVRLHFFRVTQWRGEIVDHVHDALAWQTPGAETVAPMLPANAPVLAALTLPGVYGITHAWQIGLAAQLAALDAALAHGLKLVQLREVALPEMQREAFAAAAVSRCRQYGARVLVNGDAQLARAIGADGLHLPARQLLVLDRRPPFPLVAASCHERHELEHAARLGLDFAVAGPVLPTASHPHDAGIGWERFAALIRDLPLPVYAIGGLSPADLPAALAAGAQGIAAIRAAWRPDPAR, from the coding sequence GTGAAGATCACGCGCGTCGCAGCCGCGGTCATCCTGCGCGCAGACGGCAGCTTCCTGCTCGGGCGGCGCGCACCCGGCACCTACTATCCCGGCTACTGGGAATTTCCCGGCGGCAAGGTCGAAGCGGGTGAGACGCCGCATGATGCGCTGGTGCGCGAGCTCGCCGAGGAGCTCGGCATCGAGGTCATCGCCGCCACACCCTGGATCGTGCGCGAGCACGTCTATGAGCATGCCCATGTGCGGCTGCACTTCTTCCGCGTGACACAGTGGCGCGGCGAAATCGTCGATCATGTGCATGATGCGCTCGCCTGGCAAACGCCCGGCGCCGAAACCGTCGCGCCGATGCTGCCGGCCAACGCCCCCGTGCTTGCCGCGCTCACCCTGCCGGGGGTCTATGGCATCACCCATGCGTGGCAAATCGGCCTGGCGGCGCAGCTCGCCGCGCTGGATGCGGCGCTCGCCCATGGCCTCAAGCTCGTGCAGCTACGCGAAGTCGCGCTGCCGGAAATGCAGCGCGAAGCCTTCGCCGCCGCAGCGGTGTCACGTTGCCGGCAATACGGCGCACGCGTGCTGGTCAATGGTGATGCCCAGCTCGCCCGCGCCATCGGCGCCGACGGGCTGCACCTGCCGGCGCGCCAGCTGCTGGTGCTCGACCGGCGCCCGCCTTTTCCGCTCGTCGCCGCCTCCTGCCATGAACGGCATGAATTGGAACATGCCGCGCGCCTCGGGCTCGACTTCGCCGTGGCCGGACCAGTGTTGCCGACGGCGAGCCATCCGCATGATGCCGGCATCGGCTGGGAACGCTTCGCGGCGCTGATCCGTGATCTTCCGCTGCCGGTCTATGCGATCGGCGGCCTGTCGCCCGCCGATCTGCCCGCGGCCCTTGCCGCCGGCGCGCAGGGCATCGCCGCTATCCGCGCGGCGTGGCGTCCGGATCCGGCGCGCTGA